The genomic stretch AACTGCAGCAAGCGTCGCCAGGGCCCTGTCATGTCACGTCAAACTCCGATAACAGAACCCGGGGGCTTGTCGGCCGGTAAAGTGTGCGCTGCTGCGCTTGCGATGAAAGCTTGGATTTTCTTATGACGTGGGGATATATGGGGTTTGTGGGGACTCCACATCTTGCAAGTGGGTCAGGCGCGCGAAAGTGTGATGGGTGGGATTTGTTGTTCCACCAATTCAAATGCCGAGGGCTAGTTGTTCTCACGTGTGGGCTGTGAGAGACTGGACTGGATGCGATAAGATGGGGTGGAGAGGTATCGCTGGCGTTGAGCTGTGCAGTGCTGTGAACGCGGCATCTGAATGTTGAGGCTATCGGTTGTTCGGGTGTAAAGGCTTGTTTAGCATGGTGGCGTGTAGCTTCCACTCCCCCTGCCACATGGGCGACGCTTAAATTGTGCATGTGAGCATAAACGCTTTACCGGCAATTCTGGCACTTGCGCGCGACAGCTGAAAAGTCTCAAAGGCCGATATGTGCTAAACTTCAGCTGGCAAAGGCCTTTGCTTCTCCACATGCTGCCAAAGACCGACCCTAGATCTTTCATCTCCGCGACGAAAGTTAGATCGTCGCAGATGTGAAGATGTTCTTATTGGCCGGATTATTGCATTTACAGATGCCGAAGCTGGAGTGGGCTGCGATGTTTGTTATTTCACATGCGATAATAGGACCCTACGGTATTTGGAGGCATATCGAGTCTATTCATCCCTCTACCCATGACTTGGACGTGGAAACTAACTACCAGAGCCCCCATGTCCGCAACCAATCGTCTACGCAACCTATCATATATTCGCCTTGTCCTTCTTTTGCTCGGGTACCTGCGTCAACAACTTATCGGTCTGTATAGCCGACTTCAGGTTGTCTATGACCAGTATCTCCATGTCGCGCTAAGAAAAGAAGGGTTCGTTAGCCAGGGTCCCAGCCATCTAAATATCGAGGAGAAAAACTCACCTGTGTCTCGTATGTCCCTGTTCCGACATGGGGAAGCAATACAGCGTTTTCGCATTCTAGAAGCCCAGGGTGGATCTTGGGTTCTTCCTCGAATACGTCTAATCCGACAGTCCAGACCTTGCCGCTCTTGAGCGCGTCTACCAGGGCTGCCTCGTCGATCAATGCGCCTCGCGCTGTGTTTACAATGACTACGCCGTCCTTCATCGCGGCGAATTGCTCCTTGCCGATGATGTGTTTGGTAGAAGGGTTGAGTGCCAAGTTCAAGCTAAGAACATCTGATGTCCTGAGTAGCTCGTCGAAGCTTACGTACTTGGCGCCGTGCTCCTCGCTACCGGGCAGCTGGTGACGGTTGTGGTATTGTATCTTCATGCCGAATGCCTTTGCGCGATGCGCAACTGCCGAACCGATACCGCCCATGCCGAGGATTCCGAGCGTCTTGTTCTTTGGGTCGTGACCGAGAGAGAAGTTACCGCGCCATTTGCCTGCGCATGTGTCAGTTGATGCACCGTTGCGTTTTGAGGTTTGAGAGGGACTGACCGCTGTTGACTGCCATGAAGGATTGCTTGATGTTGCGGAGCGCACCGAGCATGAGCCAGATCGCGACATCCGCAGTCGCGTCGTTGACTGCTATTGGTGTACTCGATACTGAAATGCCCCTCTTTGTGCATGCTGCGACGTCGATGTTGTTGTAGCCGGCGCCATTGTGGCAGATGTACTTTAAGCTCTTGGGCAAAACCTCCAACAGTTCTGCGTTGAAATCTCCTGTAATTGGGTTTGAGTCGTTACTTCGGTACAGCGCATATACACCATCGAATTCGCCGCTCTTGCATTTTGAGATGAAGTCGTCTCGGTTGCCATCGGGATAAGTGTGAAGCTTGGATGCGATCTGTGAGACCTGCTCCCATTCTTTCTGCGCGTGTGACAGCGTGCCGATGAGGAGAGCTGCTCGTTGGGACATGGCGAATATTTGAATATAACAGTGAGAAGTCACAGTTAATCGTTTGAGTCTGGTAGAATAGAGGGGAGAAGGTGGAGGAGTTGCCGGGTAATGTTATCTCCAGCGAAGCGGCATTTGGCCCAGTTTACACGCTGTCCTCCCACCAACGGAGCTCTTGGGACCGGTTCATCTCGGACCGAGCTGGATAAATCTGCATTGACCAATAGAGAGCATACTGTCTGTCTCTTACGGTGCTCAGTTGTGTTGCGACAAACATTGCGATATCGCGATGATGCAACCCAGCATGCCCCTCCGCTGCCCCGCCATCTTCGCTTTGACATCACACTGCGTCGGACGTTACATATATATCCTGAATTTGTAGTCACATCGCATGCATGATAGTGAGACTTTGCAGTAACATCTAATGAAATCTCTCTGATCACCAGAGCGCTTTGCGACGCAGTCAGATGCTTCAAGCTTTATTTGTACAAAAGTTGATTTGCTCGGTCGGCATCTGATATTAGTGGCGACGCCAAAGGTCAGACGCCGACATGGCACGTGTAAGCGCTAATCCTCATTGTACCATCACCCACCAAACAAGACAGGCGCACTCTTGGCGGGGTGCCTTTCAATCCCGCGGAGCTGACTAAACTCCAGACGAACACGATCACATGATCTTAGGCAACAACGCAACAACGCAGGCATGTATGCCTACTTCAGCCTAACCCCTTATCCTTGAGTAGGATCTGAAGGATGGCAATATGTGTAAGCAGTTACACTTTCGGTAGGATGCTATGCTGGCGAGCACTTCAGCTGCAGCAGATATAAAGGCTCCAATTGCCCTTAGAGGTGCATTGTGCTTCATCAAAATAACACAGCAAACACACAAATACAAAAAGCCTTAAAGTTGACCAGTCACTATGGAGCTCAAGAACATTGCTATTCTCGGAGTGCGTTTGATCCCTGCACTAACTATTCTGCGAACTATAACGTAGAACGCAACCCCATGCTAACAAATATAGCCTGGGGGAAACGTGGGCAAGGCTATCATCACAGAACTCCTCAAATACTCCCCTCGCTTCTCCATCACGGCCATCACACGTCAAACATCAACTTACACGGCACCCCCAAACACCTCAATCACACACAAAACAGTTGACTACAGCTCCCTTGAATCTCTCAAACATGCATTCCACGGCCAAGACGCTATCGTTAACTGCATCACTGGCGGAGCAACGCAATACGAGCCCTCGAAAATAATAATCGATGCCGCAATCGCCGCAGACGTCAAGTTCTTCTTCGCAAACGAATTCGTAGGCCATGTCACGAGCGAGCGCTTCAAAAGTCTGCCTGAAAGTTTCGCTGGAGCAAAGTACAGAATCAGAGAGTATCTGGAAGAGGTCGGTAAGGCGGGTAAAATCGCATGGACGAGTTTGAACGGCGGGCCGTTCTTTGATATGTGTCAGTACCAACCTTCTTCCCTGTGATCACATTGAATCCGTCTAACTTACTATCAGGGCTGACAAAGGGTCCGGCTGGCTTCTCCATACCCACCAAAGAAGCACGCATCTACGGTACAGGCAATAATCCTCTATATTGGACACCCCTCCCCACCATCGCTCTGGCAGCAGCGAATATGCTACGCAACCCCCAGCCCATCCGGAACCGACCAATTTACATCTACCCTTTTATCAACGCAGAAACCAAACCAACGCAAAACGCCCTTCTCCATGCCATCGAATCTGTACTGGACACCAAATTCACAGTCGAACACATTGACGTTGCAAAAATCAATCAGAACGCTATGATCATTCTGGAaagggagaaggaggagaaaGTGATAGCAGGAGGGCAGAGGGGTAATGCGCTCAAGGGGTTGAATATTAGTAACCAGTTCTACGAGCCTCTAAGGGCGAATAATTTCACTCAGTTAGTTGAAAATGAGACTGTGGGGGTGGAGGATATGACAGTAGAAGAGGCGGTGAGGGATGCGGTTGAGCTGTACGGTAGGGATTGTAAGGTTGTGGAAGGGATGTTTAAAGTGGAGGCTTGTGAGGTGTGAGAAAGTTTTGCAGTCGGCAGGATATAGATGGTCTGGTTGGTATGGATTCGTTTTGGCTTAGCAGTCACTGCATATTCGAAGTTGATGTGACATTTGCTCCCTCGCATTCATTCGAGATTAAAATCACTAATGCGTTACTTATGATGAATTTGTCTATATATGACGTATTTGCAAATGTCAAGGTTGCATCAAAGACAAACGTAACCATAACGTACACGCAAAAGTCACGGATGCACCAAAGACACACATAGGAGGTTTTACTTGGGAAATGCCGGTTCGTTATAGCGTCTAAGGAGATTGGCAGAGACACTACCCAAGAATTTCGGATCGGCTTCGGTACCTGGCTCTGTCCCATGAAAGTCCCCGCGCATCGCGCCGAGCGGGCACGCCACGCGTCCCTTTCCCAAATATAAACTCCGCTAACATATCGACGATTGATGCATTCGAGGATAATGCTGTTATGCCCCTGCGGAGTTTGGAATCGACGATCATGCTTAGATCGTGCCCAACATCTACTGCGATATTCCCGGTTCTCTTGGATCAAGGGTTTGTACCGGTATACAAACAACACCCAGTATCACCTCCACAATCATCATGGCCACCAAATCTCAACAACGCACACTCAACTGTAGACGGAATCGTTCAATACATCCTCTGGACCCCACTGCTGTAATCCACCTTCGCCGAACGCAAAGTCGTTCTCGATCTGTTCGAAAAGATACTGGTCGGCTTTATCCAAAGTCCACAACCAGGGCTTTGGACTGTTCGAAGATGGTGTAAGATCTCCAGATTGTTGCGTATGACGAGGCACGATGCTATCCGTAGCGGGATGCTGGGATGGTTGCTGCGCTGTAGTACTGGTTGAAGCTTGTCCGTCTGGTTGCTGACTAGCGTTCCCATCATCTGCTTCCACTGCCAACCTCGAAGCAGTTTCTCTATCGAGATACTGGAAAAATAGCTGTAACACCCAGTTCGTCACTTCCCACGTCTTTTGAAGCTCCTGAAGACCCAGCAGACAGACCTTTGCCCGGTGCTCCGCGAGCGTTCTGTGAATGCCAACTGAGCGCCTGAAGTTTACAACATGGATGCAGAGCGTATTGAAGAGGTTGGTGATTACGTGCATCTGAGCGTGCCCTATGTTCCCATATGGAAGCATGTCTTCGACTATGCGCGCGTTACGCGCCGCGGCCTGTAGCGCAACGTTGCCGTCCGTTACGGTATTGCCGGTTTCATCCAAGATGAAACTGGTGCGGTCGAGCAGTATGAGCAGGTTGTTATACGCGAGATGTAACATACAGGCCTGGAAGTTGGGAGCATCGCCATTATCAGTGTACATTTGCATGGGAGTTGGAAGGTCCTTCCTCCACTTGTACAAGTCGTCGCGGATCCGCGATCTATCTTCGGGTATGAGCGTACGATTTGGCAGGTACCCCGCGTCAACTACCCTGCCTAGAAAGACGGCTAATTGTAGCATGCTTATGGCGTAGGTAGTATAGCAATTCCGGTCATCGGATGAAGTTGAGGGCTTGAAGGCGGACGTAAAATCAGCGAGTGATAAGGGCTCGATGTCACAATCTTTGTCGCGTATTCGGCATGGTAATCCTAGAGCTGTTGCGCATTGTCTCTCGCGGACGTAAATGGCCCACCAGAGACGTCTCTTAAGTCGGGTGAGCTTTTCTTCAGTGTCCCCACCGGATCGATGCAGTGCCCTGGTCTGGGAGAGACTGATGGCTGTCCCAAGCCAATGACGAGCGTCCTTCTCCAGCAACGGGCCCGCTCGCCAGAAGCTCATCAAAAACAGAGCCTGTATGACTATGACCTTGTTGGTCTCGACAGTGGCGTCGTAGATATCTTTGGCTCTAATATAAAAGAGCCATTTCGCACGATGACGGTTGCCCCATCCAAGATTGTTGAGCGTTGACTCTTCACAGTGTATGACGCCAATGAACATCATGGCTTGTAGGAGTAGGCCTGAAAATTCAAATCCATAGTAAGATGCCCAGAAGTCCTCTTCGTCGAGGATTGCGAAGTGTGGGTGAAACCACTTGAAGTAAGCCTCCAGGAGCTCACCTCGGACTTCGGTAGGAGGAAATGTGAAAGCACCTTCTGCTTGCAGCGCTATCTTTCTGGCGACGCGTCTCTCTGTTTCCCACTCAGGAACGAGGGCTTCTGCTCTTACGGCCCTCGGGATAGCATGACGAAAGCATGACTGCCGGCGCTCCGCGGCTGCCGCAGATGGCTCACCCGTCACATAACGCAATGAGCTGGATTCACCAAGAAATACAGCATCTTCGTGTTGGGCATTCTCTACCCCAGATGTGTTGCTTTGATGTTCCGATGAAACTGCTGGCGTGCCGAGTTGGTAAGGACTTCCAGTGACCGGGGCTTGAGTGTTGAGAGGGCTGTGGAAGTTTGACGATAGGGAGGCTAGCACGTGCGACGCGGCGACCTCGTCATCGTGTCGCTGCGGGCTTGAAACAGGCGCAATGGGCGATCTGGTCATGGTTCAGTCATTCTCATCCTGGAAAGCGCGTCAAGATCCCATCAACTTACGTTTGGGTGCGCACTTCCGTCTCTGCCCGCGGCTTCCTCACGTGTTTCCCTCGCCTCGATTCGCGCGTCTCGCATTGGACATTGCCGGCTATACAGTTACTACAAGGCTGTCGGTCGGTAACATCGCATTTGACCCGTCGCGCATTACAGGTCACGCATGCCAATCTTGCGCGTTTTCGTGCCGGTTCGGACATGCTGGCCGAAGCCTGAATTTTGGAAGAAGCCGACTTCTCAGTCGGTTATGAGATCGAACGTGGGGCCTTGGCAACACATGACTCGTCACACGTTCACGGATGCATTCCACGGCAATCTTGCTGAGATGATATGTTTACATATATGCGTTGCTAGGCTTGCGATTTTTCCGGGTGATTACGGGACTTTGATAATCTTACCTTTTGTTGACTGAAGACGGCTGGCTGGCCTGCCTAGGTAACGTTATCGATATCGGCTATGCGTCGGGGCCCCCTCCTCGCCCAGCAACACAACTTGTATTCGTTTTGGTGTGGAGATAGGAGACGGACGAGATACGGTGCCATGTCACGATATCTCAACTGCCGCCTTTTCACATCAGCATGCCGTAGGCAAGCTTCGGCATCTGAGGCATGCAGCGAGCTCCTCACCCGCTTTCAGAATGGGCCCATCTCGATACGTAAACAAGTCCTCGATGCAAATCAGCTTCAACTGCTAAGTATCACGTTGAATCACACTCCCTCATCTTTCAATCCTTCACCAAACGGCACGCCAGTCCCACCAGGCTATCATCTCGTCTACTTCACGCCCTCAATTATTGAGTCTGAATTGGGTCTAGATGGCACAGATAGGACGGTAAATCCCTTGAGCCCTTATACAAGAAGGATGTGGGCAGGGGGCGAATTGACATGGAAACAAGATCGAACCGCGTTGTTGAGAGTCGGACAGGAAGTGAAAGAGACGACGAAGCTGTTGAGCGCGGAGCCAAAGTCTTTGAAGAACGGTGGCGAGATGTTAGTTGTGGGGGTCGAGAAGACCTTCTCAAACGACCACGGCATCGCATTAACGGATCAACGTAACTGGGTGTTCCAGCGCGAACTTACTCCGGAAAACCCAGTGAAAGCGCCCCCAAGACCGCCAGAAAAGCCTCTACCGATTGGGTCAAACCAAAGAGACTTTTGTCAGACACCGATTTCTTTATTTCGCTTTTCAGCATTGACATTCAATGGTCATAAGATACATTACCTGCCTGAGTGGTGCAGAGAGGTAGAGGGTCATAGGAATGCTGTTGTTCATGGCCCCCTGAACCTGGTCAACATGCTGGACTTTTGGAGAGACACCAGTAAGAGCGGAGACACAGAGGCGGTGCCCAAGTCGATCTCCTATCGCGCTATGAGCCCACTATATGTGGATGAGCCGTATCGAATTCTACTAGAAAAAACTGCTACGAAGGAAGGGGAAAGGGAGACCGACGGACATTGGCAACTGGGGATTTGGGATAGTTATGGAAAGCAAAGCATGAAGGGTACCATAACGGAATGATCGATCACTTCCAAGCATAAACGTAGGGGATACAAGTACATTAATAAACTGGAGAACGATCTAGTCTAAATCTGCAGCCCAATCTCTGCACAGTAAACCTCCGGGTATGACTAGCGGTATTCATTCAAGCCCACTTGCCCAGTACACTCATGAGCACCAACCCGCAAATGAGCGCAAACATTGCCAACGAAGTCCTGAGCGGACCAGCATGCAGCAAATTTCCACTCATCCAGTCCCTCGCCAACATCTCTACAATACCAACCCACGCCAGGATACCAGCGGAAAGCGCGTCGAGCGTTCCGATGGCAACGATGGTGCTGGGGTCATTTCCGTTGAACTGGTTAAGCACGCCGATGCCGATTGCCATACCGAGCGGTGTAATGAGCGCAAAAAGACCGGCCATGAGGAGTTTTTGTAGTGTACCGGCAGCAGCAGGAGGAAGCTCGGCAATGCAGGTTCCCAGCGCGATGCCTTCAAACATCTGATGGAAGAGAATGACAATAAATAGTGTGATGAAGAAAGAGTCACCTGACACTACGAGTGTAATACCAATGACTAGTAACATGTTAGTTTGATTCTAGTTTATGCCAAAGAGTGAACTTACGGATTGAATGGAAGATGATACCAGCCTCGAGGTTCATGACGTTAATCTTCGCTTCCATTGGCGTCAAAGCGCGTGCGGAGCCATGAGCATGGCTGTGGTTGGATTCAGGATCAGCAGGTGCCGAGGTAGATGTGTTGCTGGACTTGTCGTTGCTTCTGACAGTGGAGACATCAGCGTTACCGCCGACCTGCTTGCCCTGGCGCCACTGCACAAAGCGCGCACCGAGATAGTCGATCAGGAACGACAAGAAAAGACCGGCCATGAAGATGGCGGCGGTTGTTCCTTCGTACTTCAGCTCACCCAGACAACTGTTCCCGAACATGAGATCTGCATGGGTGAAAAGGTGAATGAATGCGGTGGAGATGACGATGCCAGTTCCGAACTGCTTCAAGACAACGAAGATGATGTTGTTATCTCCGACGAGATTGAACTTCCTGGTCAACACAGGGGTGAAGACACCAATGGCGCTGGTGACAAGGATGACAAAGAGGAGACCGACTCGTAGACCGATATTGTAGTCTCGCTGAGTGGCATCGCAATTCGATTCCTCATCTCCACCCACGCAGTGCTCGACGTCGGCATGGAAGTGGCAGTCTTTCTTGCCACCCGACGATGCTGCAGCAGACGAACCCTCATCGCCACCGACGCAGTGCTCGACGCCGGCGTGGAAGTGGCAGTCTTTCTTGCCACCTGATGATGGCTTTGGTTCTGGAGCTGCTTCCGCAGCTTCGGTAAGAACTTGAACGTCTTCACCAGCCTCATCGACACAAAACCTAAGTATGTTAGTCGGGGCTCAGTACTTCTGATATGTATACTAACGTCTCGGAGCCATGTGTGTGACAGTCCGTATACTGTGCTTGGAACTCTTCAGTTTTGGTAGGTCCTACGACCTGGTACTCTTCGGTACCAGCCATGCACCACCTACACTAGTTAGCTCTCAGCTTTCTTCCGAAGAGAGACTGTATACTTACAGAACTGTACTGTGTGGGTGACATTCCGAGACGGCTGTGAGGGTTGGAACGAATGATGTggtggctggagtaggtgcAGGGGTCATTGCTGGGGTTTGAGCTGCCACAAAGGCTGCAAGCAGCACTGCCGCGGTAGGTAGCGTAGACAGCATAGCTGAACGCATGATCCAGGCTTAGTGAGTATGTAAGATAAGCGAAGCGACGTGTGAACTTGATATATGCACGCGTGCGATATACAAGTGCGAAGTGTGACTAGTCGGATGCTATCGTTTGGTACCGAGCAGTTTGGGTTTGGATGGCTCACTGTTCCCTTTCAGGATGGTCGTACCGTAGAAGTGCAATGTTCGGCTGTTGGAGTGACAGCGGAACCGTCTTCATATATTGAGTACACGCTTCCATCCTCCCAACCGACCGGCGCAATATACCACGATGGATACAGGCCGGCACGAAACTGTGAAGAGCTTTTCCTTCCCACGCTTCCTTCCACAATAAGCGTCAAGTGAGCTCTTGGCATGAGCACCGTGATGAGTGATTTACCTTGGCATGTACCCACTCCGGAATGCTCGTCGAACCAGACATGGCAGTTTACTTTTTGGTTGAAGTCTTGGCTATGCATGTAGTAGCGGGCGGGAGAGCACCATTTTGGTGGTGGCGGAAGACTTGGCGATGGATCATCGGGATGTCCGGTGTGCCCTGGTGATGGAGTAGTCGACCCGGAATATCTTCGGCATCCTCCATCACACAGCTTTCAAGAGCTGAGAGTGTCTATACATCTACCTATACGATTACTCTGTTTAGAAGGGCATTATGTGATTTTACCCTGGAATACTTACCTTGCTCTCATGTCAGGGTGCAGGTGAGTTATTCACAGCATAACACAACTCCTGCCGTCTGCATAATCGACGTTCGCATTTTCAGCGTCCCGAGGTCGTGTTCTCGGTACTCAAAGTGACATACCAATCCAGAAGGAACCTTCGGCATCCTAGGACCCCCGCAGTAATGCCGATGACCTTACCCAACGTAGGTATACCTCCTGCCGTCTGGTTACTTGTGTGTAAGAATTTTCCAGCCTCGGGTGTCCATCATGGTACTTAGATGCACAGTAACCAATCCTCGGAGTGGGGAAATATATTCTCCAGCCCAGTTTTATCATCCGCCAAGCTACCACGTGGTACGTGCATCCGACGGAGTAGAGGGACCTTCTCCAACATTGTCCTAACGGAAATACACTAGCCATAAGTAGACCTGTTTGACAAATGGTGTATTCCACGTGGGATCTGGACAGCTGAATATGACGCTTGTTATCAAGGTCCGCTTTTGTTGGAGAGGTGATAGCCTTGTTCCTGGGATATAAAGAGCATACACCTCGTCTCCAAATATTTGAACCCAGCATCCAACTTCTCGGGAACTCCCTAAACACCGATTTGCATCTGCAACCTTGGCACTTCGTTACAGTCCATCTCTTTAATCTCAAAATGGTTGCTCGTCTCTCTGCTTTGATGCTCTTTGGAGCTTCTGCGGCCATCGCTGGGCCTATCGTTCCTCGACAGAATGGCTTGACGACCGCAGCGCCTGTTGCAGCCACTCCTGTAGCTACAACATGGAATGCTGGTGCAGTTCAGAACTTCCCCATTCACGCTTCCTGCAACGCTACTCAGCGCACGATGCTACAAAAGGGCTTGAACGAGGCCATTACCATCGTTAGCCACGCCCGGGATCACATTCTACGATGGGGTAACTCTTCAGAGATCTATACCAAGTACTTTGGCAACGCTCCTACAGGCGAACCAATCGGCTGGTACACTAAGCTCGCGGATGGTGACAAAGCCGATATCTTGTTCCGCTGCGACAACATTGATGGCAACTGTGGTCAATCAGGTGTGTGGTATTCGAGCGTCCAGAACTTGATTGTGATGACTAACTTACAATAGGCTGGGCCGGTCACTGGCGTGGCTCAAATGCCTCACAAGAGACAGTCATCTGCGACCTATCATATGAGATTCGCAAGCCACTTGAGGCCATGTGCATGCATGGCTACAATGTCGCGAACGGTCCCACAAACTACTTCTGGGCTTCCGACCTCGTTCATCGTCTCCTCCACGTTCCATCTGTCGGCGAAGGTGTCGTGGAGCACTACATCGGCGAAAGTGGTGAAAAATACCCTGGTGTTATGAATCTCGCCAAGAACAATGCCACTTTCGCCGTAAGAGACAGCGATGCTCTCCAGTACTTTGCTCTTGAAGCTTATGCC from Pyrenophora tritici-repentis strain M4 chromosome 1, whole genome shotgun sequence encodes the following:
- a CDS encoding LdhA, Lactate dehydrogenase and related dehydrogenase — encoded protein: MSQRAALLIGTLSHAQKEWEQVSQIASKLHTYPDGNRDDFISKCKSGEFDGVYALYRSNDSNPITGDFNAELLEVLPKSLKYICHNGAGYNNIDVAACTKRGISVSSTPIAVNDATADVAIWLMLGALRNIKQSFMAVNSGKWRGNFSLGHDPKNKTLGILGMGGIGSAVAHRAKAFGMKIQYHNRHQLPGSEEHGAKYVSFDELLRTSDVLSLNLALNPSTKHIIGKEQFAAMKDGVVIVNTARGALIDEAALVDALKSGKVWTVGLDVFEEEPKIHPGLLECENAVLLPHVGTGTYETQRDMEILVIDNLKSAIQTDKLLTQVPEQKKDKANI
- a CDS encoding major allergen Asp f 2 precursor, which translates into the protein MVARLSALMLFGASAAIAGPIVPRQNGLTTAAPVAATPVATTWNAGAVQNFPIHASCNATQRTMLQKGLNEAITIVSHARDHILRWGNSSEIYTKYFGNAPTGEPIGWYTKLADGDKADILFRCDNIDGNCGQSGWAGHWRGSNASQETVICDLSYEIRKPLEAMCMHGYNVANGPTNYFWASDLVHRLLHVPSVGEGVVEHYIGESGEKYPGVMNLAKNNATFAVRDSDALQYFALEAYAHDIAVPGIGCSGTYKPKESPAPAATSSSAASATPTKASATSSAAAAPAAPAEACEPHNDHWHCPPGVPVPTSPPA
- a CDS encoding zinc-iron transporter protein; the protein is MRSAMLSTLPTAAVLLAAFVAAQTPAMTPAPTPATTSFVPTLTAVSECHPHSTVLWCMAGTEEYQVVGPTKTEEFQAQYTDCHTHGSETFCVDEAGEDVQVLTEAAEAAPEPKPSSGGKKDCHFHAGVEHCVGGDEGSSAAASSGGKKDCHFHADVEHCVGGDEESNCDATQRDYNIGLRVGLLFVILVTSAIGVFTPVLTRKFNLVGDNNIIFVVLKQFGTGIVISTAFIHLFTHADLMFGNSCLGELKYEGTTAAIFMAGLFLSFLIDYLGARFVQWRQGKQVGGNADVSTVRSNDKSSNTSTSAPADPESNHSHAHGSARALTPMEAKINVMNLEAGIIFHSILIGITLVVSGDSFFITLFIVILFHQMFEGIALGTCIAELPPAAAGTLQKLLMAGLFALITPLGMAIGIGVLNQFNGNDPSTIVAIGTLDALSAGILAWVGIVEMLARDWMSGNLLHAGPLRTSLAMFALICGLVLMSVLGKWA
- a CDS encoding cutinase transcription factor 1 alpha, yielding MSEPARKRARLACVTCNARRVKCDVTDRQPCSNCIAGNVQCETRESRRGKHVRKPRAETEVRTQTSPIAPVSSPQRHDDEVAASHVLASLSSNFHSPLNTQAPVTGSPYQLGTPAVSSEHQSNTSGVENAQHEDAVFLGESSSLRYVTGEPSAAAAERRQSCFRHAIPRAVRAEALVPEWETERRVARKIALQAEGAFTFPPTEVRGELLEAYFKWFHPHFAILDEEDFWASYYGFEFSGLLLQAMMFIGVIHCEESTLNNLGWGNRHRAKWLFYIRAKDIYDATVETNKVIVIQALFLMSFWRAGPLLEKDARHWLGTAISLSQTRALHRSGGDTEEKLTRLKRRLWWAIYVRERQCATALGLPCRIRDKDCDIEPLSLADFTSAFKPSTSSDDRNCYTTYAISMLQLAVFLGRVVDAGYLPNRTLIPEDRSRIRDDLYKWRKDLPTPMQMYTDNGDAPNFQACMLHLAYNNLLILLDRTSFILDETGNTVTDGNVALQAAARNARIVEDMLPYGNIGHAQMHVITNLFNTLCIHVVNFRRSVGIHRTLAEHRAKVCLLGLQELQKTWEVTNWVLQLFFQYLDRETASRLAVEADDGNASQQPDGQASTSTTAQQPSQHPATDSIVPRHTQQSGDLTPSSNSPKPWLWTLDKADQYLFEQIENDFAFGEGGLQQWGPEDVLNDSVYS
- a CDS encoding putative NADH-flavin reductase, with the protein product MELKNIAILGPGGNVGKAIITELLKYSPRFSITAITRQTSTYTAPPNTSITHKTVDYSSLESLKHAFHGQDAIVNCITGGATQYEPSKIIIDAAIAADVKFFFANEFVGHVTSERFKSLPESFAGAKYRIREYLEEVGKAGKIAWTSLNGGPFFDMWLTKGPAGFSIPTKEARIYGTGNNPLYWTPLPTIALAAANMLRNPQPIRNRPIYIYPFINAETKPTQNALLHAIESVLDTKFTVEHIDVAKINQNAMIILEREKEEKVIAGGQRGNALKGLNISNQFYEPLRANNFTQLVENETVGVEDMTVEEAVRDAVELYGRDCKVVEGMFKVEACEV